From one Cytobacillus sp. IB215665 genomic stretch:
- a CDS encoding VOC family protein encodes MIKGIGHTAYTVKNMEKSLHFYCDILGFQKLFELKNSDNEPWIVYLKIREGQFIELFYGGKKTNKVDGSTIGYAHLCLEVTDIHEIANHLKKNDLKLDVEPMQGLDLNFQCWVKDPDGNAIEFMQMNPDSPQMKN; translated from the coding sequence TTGATTAAAGGGATAGGTCACACCGCTTATACTGTTAAGAATATGGAGAAATCGCTTCATTTTTACTGTGATATTTTGGGGTTTCAAAAGTTATTTGAATTAAAGAATAGTGATAATGAACCTTGGATTGTTTATTTAAAAATAAGGGAAGGGCAGTTTATTGAGTTATTTTATGGTGGTAAAAAAACGAATAAAGTAGATGGAAGTACAATTGGTTATGCTCATTTATGCTTAGAAGTTACTGACATCCATGAAATTGCAAATCATTTAAAGAAAAATGACTTAAAATTAGATGTAGAGCCTATGCAAGGGTTAGATTTAAACTTTCAATGTTGGGTTAAAGATCCCGATGGTAATGCAATTGAATTTATGCAAATGAACCCTGATTCGCCACAAATGAAGAATTAA
- a CDS encoding VOC family protein codes for MLKDNSQDKCSKQGIVVNLSVEDVHQFFERALAANTKVIEGPIDQPWNARELILKDPNDYTITLSMQINNDKSMDEITRGLSPQR; via the coding sequence TTGCTGAAGGATAATAGCCAAGATAAGTGTAGTAAACAGGGGATCGTTGTAAACCTATCAGTAGAGGATGTTCATCAATTTTTCGAAAGAGCTTTAGCAGCGAATACTAAAGTAATTGAAGGTCCCATTGACCAACCATGGAATGCACGTGAACTCATTTTAAAAGATCCAAATGACTACACGATCACACTTTCTATGCAAATAAACAATGACAAATCAATGGATGAAATAACAAGGGGGCTGTCCCCTCAACGTTAA
- a CDS encoding YebC/PmpR family DNA-binding transcriptional regulator has protein sequence MGRKWNNIKEKKASKDANTSRIYAKFGREIYVAAKQGEPDPEANQTLKFVLERAKTYNVPKAIIERAIEKAKGGSDENYDELRYEGFGPNGSMVIVDALTNNVNRTASDVRAAFGKNGGNMGVSGSVAYMFDATAVIGLEGKTADEVLELLMEADLDVRDILEEDNAVIIYGEPDQFHTIQEACTNAGITEFSVAEITMLAQNEVELPQDAQVQFEKLIDVLEDLEDVQQVYHNVDIK, from the coding sequence ATGGGTCGTAAGTGGAACAATATTAAAGAGAAAAAAGCATCAAAGGATGCGAATACGAGTCGTATCTATGCTAAGTTTGGTCGAGAAATTTATGTGGCTGCCAAGCAGGGTGAACCAGATCCTGAAGCAAACCAAACTTTAAAATTTGTTCTAGAGCGTGCAAAAACCTACAATGTGCCGAAAGCCATTATTGAACGTGCCATTGAAAAAGCTAAAGGTGGTTCTGATGAAAACTATGATGAACTTCGTTATGAAGGATTCGGACCAAATGGATCTATGGTCATTGTAGATGCATTAACGAATAACGTAAACCGCACTGCATCAGATGTACGAGCTGCCTTCGGTAAAAATGGTGGTAATATGGGTGTCAGTGGGTCAGTTGCATATATGTTTGATGCAACAGCTGTTATTGGTTTAGAAGGTAAAACAGCTGATGAGGTACTCGAACTATTAATGGAAGCTGATTTAGATGTTCGTGACATATTAGAAGAAGATAACGCTGTTATCATTTATGGAGAACCTGATCAATTTCATACAATACAAGAAGCTTGTACAAATGCAGGTATCACTGAATTTTCAGTAGCAGAAATTACAATGCTTGCACAAAACGAGGTAGAACTTCCACAAGATGCACAGGTGCAATTCGAGAAGTTAATAGATGTATTAGAAGACTTAGAAGATGTTCAACAAGTTTATCACAACGTTGATATTAAATAA
- a CDS encoding HAD family hydrolase: MDSIIFDLDGTLWDSSREILTCWNDVLARYDEVNYSITVDDLTGTMGLQSKEIGEKLFPHLGSSLQQRILAECCQVECNHLANHGGVLYDRVEEVLSELSQTYKLFIVSNCQDGYIEAFYKYHKLDKYFIDYENPGRTGLSKGENIKLVINRNQLVDPIYVGDTEGDRTAAKFAGIPFVFAKYGFGEVTQYDYSVDTFDAIKEL, translated from the coding sequence ATGGATAGCATTATTTTTGATTTGGACGGTACACTTTGGGATTCTAGTCGTGAGATTTTAACTTGTTGGAATGATGTATTAGCTAGGTATGATGAAGTTAATTACAGTATAACAGTAGACGATTTAACTGGCACGATGGGCTTGCAATCCAAGGAGATTGGGGAAAAGCTATTCCCTCATCTTGGGTCAAGTTTGCAACAACGAATATTAGCAGAATGCTGTCAAGTTGAATGTAACCACTTAGCAAATCACGGTGGGGTACTATATGACCGTGTGGAAGAAGTCCTTAGTGAGTTATCTCAAACTTACAAATTGTTTATCGTTAGTAATTGTCAAGACGGCTATATCGAAGCATTTTACAAATATCATAAGCTAGATAAGTATTTTATTGATTATGAGAATCCTGGAAGAACTGGGCTATCAAAAGGTGAAAATATCAAGCTGGTCATCAACAGAAATCAATTAGTAGACCCGATTTATGTAGGTGATACTGAAGGTGACCGAACAGCAGCGAAGTTTGCGGGAATACCGTTTGTATTTGCTAAGTATGGGTTTGGTGAAGTTACTCAATACGATTATAGTGTCGATACATTTGATGCAATAAAGGAACTATGA
- a CDS encoding NUDIX hydrolase: MNYIKDMRKLIGHQTLFTVGCGVIIQDGERILLQHRTDEDNWCIPGGVMEVGESFEQTAKRETYEETGLQVQKLDLFGIYSGEACFVKYPNGDQVFSVQIIFKASCYKGELKQMDIESREHRFFLKEELPPKLNPRQKAFILDWAEKKQLPVIS, translated from the coding sequence ATGAATTATATTAAGGATATGAGAAAGCTCATCGGTCACCAAACTCTTTTTACCGTTGGCTGTGGAGTAATTATCCAAGATGGAGAAAGAATTTTATTACAGCATCGAACTGATGAGGATAATTGGTGTATCCCTGGTGGGGTTATGGAAGTAGGAGAGTCGTTTGAACAAACAGCTAAAAGAGAAACGTATGAAGAAACCGGCTTACAAGTACAGAAATTAGATTTATTCGGTATATATTCAGGTGAAGCATGTTTCGTTAAATATCCTAATGGTGATCAAGTTTTTAGCGTGCAAATCATCTTTAAAGCGAGCTGTTATAAAGGAGAATTAAAGCAAATGGATATTGAAAGTCGGGAGCATAGATTCTTTTTGAAAGAAGAGCTGCCCCCAAAATTAAACCCACGTCAAAAAGCTTTTATTCTCGATTGGGCGGAGAAAAAGCAGTTACCTGTTATTAGTTGA
- a CDS encoding NUDIX hydrolase has translation MGYIMDLRKLVGNRPLIMVGACVILFDKSNRVLLQLRKDNRCWGLPGGSSEMGETLEEVARRELFEETGLTAKSLKLFNVFSGEEYYYKYPNGDEVYNVVSVFICTSYDGVCKKGVSEVADLQFFHLNELPENISPPDYPIIKEYLQKEALYKGE, from the coding sequence ATGGGCTATATCATGGATTTAAGAAAGTTAGTAGGTAATCGTCCACTGATTATGGTAGGTGCATGTGTCATTCTTTTTGATAAAAGTAATAGAGTATTATTACAATTGCGCAAAGATAATCGATGTTGGGGGTTGCCAGGAGGCTCTTCAGAGATGGGAGAAACGCTAGAAGAAGTGGCAAGACGTGAGCTGTTTGAAGAAACAGGGTTAACAGCAAAGTCTCTTAAGCTGTTTAATGTTTTTTCAGGTGAAGAATATTATTATAAATATCCAAATGGTGACGAAGTGTATAATGTAGTTTCAGTTTTTATATGTACTTCATATGATGGTGTGTGTAAGAAGGGTGTAAGTGAAGTGGCTGATCTACAATTTTTTCATCTTAATGAACTCCCAGAAAATATAAGTCCACCTGATTACCCCATTATAAAGGAGTATTTGCAAAAAGAAGCTCTTTATAAAGGAGAATAA
- a CDS encoding 5'-3' exonuclease yields MENHSLLLIDGFNILSRCYFATSYGRDEDQLAKNSQGLYINALRVKFNKIFALIEDLRATHVAIVWDVKRDEVIRRDMFEDYKATRGELPDPLIQQFETSKIILDKIGISQISVDRYEADDVIGALATKWSREHQKQCYIYSNDRDLLQLLDPNISQVIAIKSKGDTIYRLQDFHNEYEISPNQWVDVKALLGDKSDNIPGVTGVGEKAALPLVKMYEGIDKLYEQIDGLDKSFNRYKKKLIAGKEMAFLSKKLAEIIVDIPQINEFDISELLLQLEEEMIHEEFEKYGLKAKVKR; encoded by the coding sequence ATGGAAAACCATAGTTTACTTTTAATAGATGGGTTCAATATATTAAGTAGGTGTTATTTTGCAACTTCTTATGGTAGGGATGAGGATCAGCTTGCAAAAAATAGCCAAGGGTTATACATTAACGCGTTACGAGTCAAGTTTAATAAAATCTTTGCGTTAATTGAAGATCTACGAGCGACACATGTAGCAATCGTATGGGATGTAAAGCGTGATGAAGTCATTAGGCGTGACATGTTTGAAGATTATAAAGCGACAAGAGGCGAACTACCGGACCCTCTGATTCAGCAATTCGAAACGTCAAAAATAATACTTGATAAAATTGGGATTTCTCAAATTTCTGTAGATCGCTATGAAGCAGATGATGTAATAGGGGCTTTAGCAACAAAATGGAGTCGCGAGCATCAAAAGCAGTGTTATATATACAGTAATGATCGTGACTTATTACAGTTATTAGATCCAAATATTTCACAAGTTATTGCAATTAAATCTAAAGGTGATACCATTTACAGATTACAAGACTTTCATAATGAATACGAAATATCTCCAAATCAATGGGTTGATGTGAAGGCATTATTAGGGGACAAAAGCGATAATATTCCCGGCGTCACTGGTGTTGGTGAAAAAGCAGCACTTCCTTTAGTGAAAATGTATGAAGGCATAGATAAACTATATGAACAAATTGATGGTCTAGATAAGTCCTTCAACCGATATAAGAAAAAATTAATTGCAGGCAAGGAAATGGCTTTTTTAAGTAAGAAGTTAGCTGAAATTATTGTCGATATACCACAAATCAATGAATTTGATATTTCTGAACTTCTTCTTCAATTAGAAGAAGAGATGATTCACGAAGAGTTTGAAAAATATGGATTGAAAGCAAAGGTTAAAAGATAG
- a CDS encoding TetR/AcrR family transcriptional regulator, translating to MSPRTGLDLQTILQTAAEIANEQGLEAVTLAVLAKKLNIRPPSLYNHIDGLPGLRKQLAIYGLEKLHNELTSAVIGIAGEDAVHSLAKAYVNFARSNCGLYEATLMAPDASDEGAQKASRNIVNLVLAVLQTFRLEDEAALHTVRGLRSILHGFSSLEQHAGFGLNLSLDDSLHYIVSTYLNGISKMQK from the coding sequence ATGTCACCTAGAACAGGTTTAGATTTACAAACAATATTACAAACTGCAGCAGAGATTGCAAATGAACAAGGGCTTGAAGCAGTAACATTAGCTGTATTAGCAAAAAAGCTGAACATTCGTCCTCCATCATTATATAACCATATTGATGGATTACCTGGATTAAGGAAACAGCTAGCCATTTATGGACTTGAGAAACTTCATAATGAACTGACAAGTGCTGTAATAGGGATCGCAGGGGAAGATGCTGTACATTCATTAGCGAAAGCTTACGTGAACTTTGCTCGTTCGAACTGTGGATTATATGAAGCGACATTAATGGCACCTGATGCATCTGATGAAGGAGCACAAAAGGCAAGCCGTAACATCGTTAACCTTGTGTTAGCTGTCCTGCAAACTTTTCGATTAGAGGATGAAGCCGCACTTCATACCGTTAGAGGTCTAAGGAGCATCTTACATGGATTTTCTTCATTAGAGCAGCATGCTGGGTTTGGATTGAATCTGAGCCTTGATGATAGCCTGCATTATATCGTAAGCACATATCTTAATGGTATTAGCAAAATGCAGAAATAA
- a CDS encoding MBL fold metallo-hydrolase, translated as MRKKHEKYLYQLTFLPRLLPVNSYLVEEDNELTLIDAALPYSFKEILRTAESIGKPITKICLTHAHDDHVGGLDNLKNKLPNAKVYISSRDAKLLAGDKSLQADEPNTPIRGGVPKGIQTKPDVLLNEGDAIGSLLTISTPGHTPGSLTFLDTRTNTLIAGDTFQIRGGIAVAGQLRVSFPFPAMATWNKEQALQSAKKLMKYKPALLAVGHGNLLNNPSSAMNHAIREAERKIG; from the coding sequence ATGAGGAAAAAGCACGAAAAATATTTGTATCAGTTGACGTTTTTACCCCGTTTATTGCCTGTGAATAGCTATCTTGTCGAGGAAGATAATGAATTGACATTAATTGATGCAGCCTTGCCCTACAGTTTCAAGGAGATTTTGCGTACTGCTGAATCAATTGGTAAACCGATTACCAAAATATGTTTAACCCATGCCCATGATGACCATGTTGGTGGTTTAGATAACTTGAAAAATAAACTCCCAAATGCCAAGGTTTATATCTCAAGTCGTGATGCTAAACTATTAGCTGGAGACAAATCTTTACAAGCTGATGAACCAAACACTCCTATTCGAGGTGGAGTTCCTAAAGGTATTCAAACAAAACCAGATGTGCTACTTAATGAGGGAGATGCAATTGGTTCATTACTAACAATTTCGACTCCTGGGCATACCCCAGGTTCCTTAACCTTCTTAGATACACGTACAAACACATTAATTGCTGGAGATACATTTCAAATAAGGGGAGGAATAGCTGTTGCTGGACAATTAAGAGTTTCGTTCCCCTTCCCAGCAATGGCAACATGGAACAAAGAACAAGCACTTCAAAGTGCAAAGAAGCTAATGAAGTATAAACCAGCCTTACTAGCAGTTGGTCATGGAAACCTACTAAACAATCCATCCTCAGCAATGAATCATGCTATTCGAGAAGCTGAAAGAAAGATCGGTTAA
- a CDS encoding HAD family hydrolase — translation MGNYKVILFDLDGTLSDPKIGITKSVQYALKNMDIDEDDLDKLECFIGPPLQVSFADYYQFDEEKIERAIELFRERFKDKGMFENVLYPNIPRLLSQLKEQNYKLVVATSKPTVFAEKILNYFHIEQFFDLVVGSNLDGSRASKTEIIQHVLDEYNETELNNFIMIGDRKHDIIGANNTGIDSIGVTYGYGSFEELSNVKPTYIANNVEKIREIFLANKVI, via the coding sequence ATGGGTAATTACAAAGTAATTCTTTTTGATTTAGATGGAACACTTTCAGATCCTAAAATAGGCATAACCAAATCAGTTCAATATGCATTGAAGAACATGGATATTGATGAGGATGATCTCGATAAGCTTGAATGCTTTATTGGTCCACCTTTACAAGTTTCTTTTGCAGATTATTATCAGTTTGATGAGGAGAAAATTGAACGAGCAATTGAATTATTTAGAGAGAGGTTCAAGGACAAGGGGATGTTTGAGAATGTCCTATATCCAAATATTCCTCGCCTGTTAAGTCAACTTAAGGAACAAAATTATAAGTTAGTTGTAGCAACCTCAAAGCCGACAGTATTTGCAGAAAAAATACTCAACTACTTCCATATAGAACAGTTTTTTGACCTAGTAGTTGGTAGCAATCTTGATGGATCAAGGGCATCAAAAACAGAAATTATTCAACACGTTTTAGATGAGTACAACGAAACTGAGCTGAATAATTTTATTATGATTGGTGACCGTAAACATGATATAATCGGCGCGAATAATACCGGAATTGATTCCATAGGCGTCACATATGGTTACGGCTCATTTGAAGAACTGAGTAATGTTAAACCTACTTACATTGCAAATAATGTTGAAAAGATCAGGGAGATTTTTTTAGCGAATAAAGTAATATGA
- a CDS encoding MBL fold metallo-hydrolase, with the protein MIIFKNQYITVFQSALFQTTSTVIEMPEFVLVVDPTWLPAEVEQIKEYVYRNKGDRKLYLLFTHSDWDHIIGYGAFPDATIVASFELVNKDHKEKERILEQIYSFDDRNYIERGYEITYPKVNHVIQVDGEQLTVEGTTLTFYKAQGHTDCGLFTVIEPLGIFLAGDYLSDCEFPLIYHSSKAYELTLNKVDEILEQHNIKLMIPGHGAVTEDKSIIKQRKLESMTYIKQLRALLQENNKEQIEKMIEKYRFPRMMKDFHKENQQLLSEELGIL; encoded by the coding sequence ATGATAATATTTAAAAATCAATATATTACAGTGTTTCAAAGCGCATTATTTCAAACGACATCAACAGTTATTGAGATGCCAGAATTTGTATTAGTTGTTGACCCAACATGGTTACCAGCTGAGGTAGAACAAATAAAAGAATATGTATATCGAAATAAAGGCGATCGAAAGTTATATCTATTATTTACTCACTCGGACTGGGACCATATTATCGGATATGGAGCTTTTCCTGATGCAACGATCGTTGCTAGTTTTGAGCTAGTAAACAAAGACCATAAGGAAAAGGAACGTATTCTTGAACAAATCTATTCCTTCGATGATAGGAACTACATTGAGAGAGGGTATGAAATTACTTATCCAAAAGTAAACCATGTCATTCAAGTGGATGGAGAGCAATTGACTGTAGAAGGTACAACACTTACTTTTTATAAAGCGCAAGGTCATACTGATTGTGGGTTATTCACAGTTATTGAACCTCTAGGCATTTTTCTAGCAGGTGACTATCTTTCAGATTGCGAATTCCCTCTCATATACCATAGTAGTAAAGCGTATGAACTTACGCTAAATAAAGTAGACGAAATTTTAGAGCAGCACAATATCAAATTAATGATTCCAGGGCATGGGGCTGTAACTGAAGACAAGTCCATTATCAAACAAAGAAAACTAGAATCAATGACGTACATAAAACAACTTAGAGCGTTGCTCCAGGAAAACAACAAGGAGCAAATTGAAAAAATGATAGAGAAATATCGCTTTCCTAGAATGATGAAAGATTTTCATAAGGAAAACCAGCAATTATTAAGTGAAGAGCTAGGAATCTTATAA
- a CDS encoding Gfo/Idh/MocA family oxidoreductase, protein MTVLSGKIKVGLIGMGAIGERVLRQFQQHNEIDIAALCDRNADSLNKFKDELPNVSLYLDHLDMLKDESIQLIYVGVPPKFHHKIAIDVIRNGRHLLCEKPLANSTEEALEMVEEAEKTNIVHAMNFPMVYSQAFQVFKNKIMDGELGSVKKVELNLHFTEWPRKWQQNEWISSREQGGFIREVAPHFIQIIHDVFGEMSIVRSSVEYPENEDLCETSFISSMKLSGGIPVLFNGLAGIGQKEDLSLKVFGDQGTLEIENWGTLSQTRADDNGNIIPIDSADKENVVDELVKAIKGDAAKLVSFKEGYAVQKVLDDILMAK, encoded by the coding sequence GTGACGGTTTTGAGCGGAAAAATAAAAGTAGGTTTAATTGGTATGGGAGCAATCGGTGAAAGAGTGTTACGACAATTTCAACAGCATAATGAAATCGATATTGCGGCACTTTGTGATCGAAACGCAGATAGTTTAAACAAATTTAAGGATGAATTGCCAAATGTATCTCTATACTTGGATCATTTAGATATGCTTAAGGATGAAAGTATTCAGTTAATTTATGTGGGAGTTCCTCCTAAATTCCATCATAAAATAGCAATAGATGTAATAAGAAACGGCCGACACCTGCTATGCGAAAAGCCGCTTGCAAATTCTACTGAAGAAGCATTGGAAATGGTTGAAGAGGCTGAAAAAACTAATATTGTGCATGCCATGAATTTTCCAATGGTATATAGTCAGGCATTCCAAGTTTTCAAAAATAAGATTATGGATGGTGAGCTCGGGTCGGTAAAAAAAGTTGAGCTTAACTTGCACTTTACGGAGTGGCCTCGCAAATGGCAGCAAAACGAATGGATTTCTAGCAGGGAACAAGGAGGATTTATTCGAGAAGTTGCTCCTCATTTTATTCAAATCATACATGACGTTTTCGGGGAAATGAGCATTGTTCGATCAAGTGTTGAATATCCTGAAAATGAGGACTTGTGTGAAACAAGCTTTATCAGTTCTATGAAGCTATCAGGTGGAATTCCCGTTCTATTTAACGGCTTAGCAGGTATTGGTCAAAAGGAGGACCTTTCTTTAAAAGTTTTCGGAGACCAAGGAACATTGGAAATTGAAAATTGGGGAACCCTTTCACAGACTAGAGCTGATGACAATGGAAACATCATTCCGATTGATAGTGCTGACAAAGAAAACGTAGTAGACGAACTGGTGAAGGCGATCAAAGGCGATGCAGCTAAGCTAGTATCTTTTAAAGAAGGTTATGCAGTTCAAAAGGTGTTAGATGATATTTTAATGGCGAAGTAG
- a CDS encoding FusB/FusC family EF-G-binding protein gives MNKPFIRNHQYNLIQRQAGIIQHALKTTADLNVMEVAKYSALSKVLDATSHTTVSQDQLLRKMSDLETAEEFQQYINSLEPLLLEFPQVTKKQLTKLFSKNKKLKLPDLASIDFRFLTYLGWLDISKNKLFIVYELDNELIGVEGNFTITNKKNICSLCKGFSKVVFVSAISKTKPKNASPDYYKSYGNYMCMNSEECNQNITDVSNLESFIRNVRG, from the coding sequence ATGAACAAACCATTTATTAGGAACCATCAATATAATCTAATTCAGAGACAAGCAGGGATTATTCAACATGCTTTAAAGACTACGGCTGATCTAAATGTAATGGAAGTAGCGAAGTATAGTGCGCTATCTAAAGTTCTTGATGCTACTTCTCATACGACGGTTTCACAAGATCAATTGTTAAGGAAAATGTCTGATTTAGAAACAGCTGAGGAGTTTCAGCAGTATATAAATTCATTAGAGCCATTGCTGTTGGAATTTCCACAAGTGACTAAAAAACAATTAACAAAACTATTCTCTAAAAATAAAAAACTTAAGCTACCTGATTTAGCAAGTATAGATTTTCGATTCTTGACCTATCTCGGTTGGCTTGATATATCAAAAAATAAACTGTTTATCGTTTATGAGCTAGACAATGAACTAATTGGTGTAGAAGGTAACTTTACTATAACGAACAAAAAGAATATATGCTCGTTATGTAAAGGATTCAGTAAGGTTGTGTTCGTTTCAGCAATATCTAAAACAAAACCTAAAAATGCTTCACCTGATTATTATAAATCTTATGGAAACTATATGTGTATGAACAGTGAAGAGTGTAATCAGAACATAACAGATGTATCAAATTTAGAAAGCTTTATTCGAAATGTCAGAGGTTAA
- a CDS encoding GNAT family N-acetyltransferase, which produces MKIRKAVLKDVKSIAKVHVDSWKTTYKHVVPDEYLNNLSYTIREQLWEEIVPSGNVYVAENNQGQIVGFANGGRERSRQYDGYEGELYAIYLLQEYQGCGIGKQLIMPIIEHLKQLKIHSMVVFVLEENSACQFYEALGGKKIDSLEIEIAGKRLNEVVYGWSDIDYIFS; this is translated from the coding sequence GTGAAAATTAGAAAAGCAGTTTTAAAAGATGTAAAGTCTATTGCAAAAGTACATGTAGACAGTTGGAAGACTACATACAAGCATGTTGTACCAGACGAGTATTTAAACAATTTATCCTATACAATACGGGAACAATTATGGGAAGAGATTGTCCCAAGTGGAAATGTATATGTTGCGGAAAATAATCAAGGTCAAATTGTGGGCTTTGCAAATGGTGGAAGGGAAAGGTCAAGACAGTATGATGGCTACGAGGGAGAGTTATATGCCATCTATCTGTTACAAGAATATCAAGGATGTGGCATAGGGAAACAACTTATAATGCCAATTATCGAACATCTAAAACAATTAAAGATACATAGTATGGTTGTGTTCGTCTTGGAAGAAAATAGCGCGTGTCAATTTTATGAAGCTCTTGGTGGTAAAAAAATTGACTCGTTGGAAATTGAAATAGCCGGGAAGAGATTGAATGAAGTCGTTTATGGGTGGAGTGACATAGACTATATTTTCTCATAG
- a CDS encoding GNAT family N-acetyltransferase: MIRRYKLEDINYIISAHYEIYHKEFHYDESFKEFIQKKVWDIVNRSHVRENIWVVDKDGDLKGSVCISQFDSEIAQLGLFLIDPLSRGLGIGGQLIKTAIKFSIEKKYKKIILWTNSDLTAARNLYKKFGFKIVETQEVVLSNINMVEERWELSLNSDGERKGEN, encoded by the coding sequence GTGATTCGAAGATATAAGCTTGAAGATATCAATTATATTATTAGTGCTCATTACGAGATTTATCATAAGGAATTCCATTATGATGAATCATTTAAAGAATTTATTCAGAAAAAAGTTTGGGATATCGTCAATAGATCCCATGTTAGAGAAAATATATGGGTAGTAGATAAAGATGGAGATCTGAAAGGTTCAGTTTGTATTAGTCAGTTCGATAGCGAAATTGCTCAGCTAGGTTTATTTCTTATAGACCCCCTTTCAAGAGGTTTAGGTATAGGTGGCCAACTAATAAAGACAGCCATCAAATTCTCAATAGAAAAAAAGTATAAGAAAATAATTTTGTGGACAAATAGTGACTTAACAGCTGCAAGAAATCTATATAAAAAGTTTGGATTTAAAATAGTAGAAACACAAGAAGTTGTTTTATCTAACATTAATATGGTTGAGGAACGTTGGGAGCTAAGTCTGAATAGTGATGGAGAGAGAAAAGGTGAAAATTAG